One region of Permianibacter fluminis genomic DNA includes:
- the nuoI gene encoding NADH-quinone oxidoreductase subunit NuoI has translation MLESIRRFWHTYTLTELRHGLQVTWRHMFMQKITVQFPEERTPQSNRFRGLHALRRYPNGEERCIACKLCEAVCPALAITIEAGPRQNDGTRRTTRYEIDLFKCIFCGFCEESCPVDSIVETRVFDYHFEKRGEQIMTKAKLLAIGDKYEAQIAEDRALDAAYR, from the coding sequence ATGTTGGAAAGTATTCGCCGGTTTTGGCATACCTATACCTTGACTGAACTGCGCCACGGTCTGCAGGTGACCTGGCGGCACATGTTCATGCAAAAAATCACCGTCCAGTTCCCGGAAGAGCGGACACCGCAGTCGAACCGCTTCCGCGGTCTGCATGCGCTGCGTCGCTACCCGAACGGCGAAGAGCGCTGCATCGCCTGCAAACTGTGCGAGGCGGTTTGCCCGGCGCTGGCGATCACCATTGAAGCCGGCCCGCGCCAGAACGATGGCACCCGTCGCACCACCCGTTACGAGATTGATCTGTTCAAGTGCATCTTCTGCGGCTTCTGCGAAGAGTCTTGCCCGGTCGATTCAATCGTCGAAACCCGGGTGTTCGATTACCACTTCGAGAAGCGCGGCGAGCAAATCATGACCAAGGCCAAGTTGCTGGCCATTGGTGACAAATACGAAGCCCAAATTGCGGAAGACCGCGCGCTTGACGCGGCCTACCGCTAA
- a CDS encoding diacylglycerol kinase: MPKPGKTGVVRLFDAFGYSIKGFRAAWANEAAFRQEAVLALVLLPGSFFLARTGLELALLIGGVMLVLVTELLNSAIEAIVDKTTPEIHELAGRAKDMGSAAVLCALIACGAIWLFIALDRFAPGWFG, encoded by the coding sequence ATGCCCAAGCCCGGTAAAACCGGCGTCGTCCGGTTGTTTGATGCCTTCGGCTATTCCATCAAAGGTTTCCGCGCCGCCTGGGCCAATGAAGCGGCGTTCCGGCAGGAAGCGGTGCTGGCCTTGGTGTTGTTGCCGGGGTCGTTTTTTCTTGCCCGCACGGGGCTTGAGTTGGCGCTGCTGATCGGCGGCGTAATGCTGGTGCTGGTTACTGAATTGCTCAACAGTGCCATCGAGGCCATTGTCGACAAAACCACCCCGGAAATTCACGAACTGGCCGGGCGCGCCAAGGACATGGGTTCAGCCGCGGTGCTGTGTGCACTAATCGCCTGTGGCGCGATCTGGTTGTTCATTGCGCTGGACCGATTTGCCCCCGGCTGGTTTGGCTGA
- a CDS encoding NADH-quinone oxidoreductase subunit J, whose product MELKVLVFYVFAALTLVSATMVITVRNAVRAVLSLVLTFFCAAVLWLLTEAEFLSIALVLVYVGAVMVLFLFVVMMLDVDYAAVKQGFTRYLPLGVIAALLVFFGIWGMVRSGGFSLGAAVPAGGGVTPNIEVLGKLLYTDYFYAFELAAVILLVALIAAVALTFRGTRMRKIQDVGRQVNVSKEERLRIVKVEPVKPSSQKTAPAATGEQA is encoded by the coding sequence ATGGAACTGAAAGTTCTGGTGTTCTATGTGTTCGCGGCGTTGACCCTGGTCTCGGCGACCATGGTGATCACCGTGCGCAACGCGGTACGCGCCGTCTTGAGTCTGGTGCTGACCTTCTTCTGTGCCGCCGTGCTCTGGCTGCTGACGGAGGCCGAGTTCCTGTCGATTGCGCTGGTGCTGGTTTACGTCGGCGCGGTGATGGTGCTGTTCCTGTTCGTCGTGATGATGCTGGATGTCGATTACGCGGCGGTCAAACAAGGCTTCACCCGCTACCTGCCTCTGGGTGTCATTGCCGCGCTGCTGGTGTTCTTCGGCATCTGGGGCATGGTCCGCTCCGGCGGTTTTTCGCTGGGCGCAGCGGTGCCGGCTGGTGGTGGCGTCACCCCGAACATCGAGGTGCTCGGCAAGCTGCTCTACACCGACTATTTCTACGCATTCGAGCTGGCAGCGGTGATTCTGCTGGTGGCCTTGATTGCCGCTGTGGCGCTGACGTTCCGTGGTACCCGCATGCGCAAGATCCAGGATGTTGGCCGCCAGGTCAATGTCAGCAAGGAAGAGCGGTTGCGGATTGTCAAGGTCGAACCGGTAAAGCCGAGCTCACAAAAAACAGCTCCGGCCGCCACGGGAGAACAAGCATGA
- the nuoH gene encoding NADH-quinone oxidoreductase subunit NuoH: MLMEYVIEGAWILAKIIAIVLPLILAVAYATYAERKVIGFMQIRIGPNRVGPWGLFQPFADVIKLLTKEIVQPTASNKGLFLLAPVVCFAPAIVAWAVVPFDAGMMLANVNAGLLFLLAMTSLGVYGVLIAGWASNSKYAFLGGLRSASQIVSYEIAMGFTLVCVLMTAQTMNLGDIVLKQSGHIGHWYIWPLFPMAVIYWICGVAETNRAPFDLPEGESEIVAGFHVEYAGSAFAVFFLAEYANMILISVLTATFFFGGWLSPFQGVPVLDALTAWVPGTIWLLLKAWCFLFGMFWLRATYPRFRYDQVMRLGWKVFIPFTLIWVAVVAVFVKTGFGPWY; this comes from the coding sequence ATGCTGATGGAATATGTGATCGAAGGCGCGTGGATACTCGCCAAAATTATTGCCATCGTGTTGCCACTGATTCTGGCGGTTGCCTACGCAACGTATGCCGAACGCAAAGTGATCGGCTTCATGCAGATCCGGATTGGTCCGAACCGGGTCGGACCTTGGGGTTTGTTCCAGCCGTTTGCCGACGTCATCAAGCTGCTGACCAAAGAAATCGTGCAGCCGACTGCGTCCAACAAGGGCTTGTTTCTGTTGGCCCCGGTAGTATGTTTTGCCCCGGCGATTGTTGCCTGGGCCGTGGTGCCGTTCGACGCCGGCATGATGCTCGCCAACGTCAATGCCGGTCTGTTGTTCCTGCTGGCGATGACCTCACTCGGCGTTTACGGCGTGCTGATCGCCGGTTGGGCGTCGAACTCGAAATACGCGTTTCTCGGCGGCCTGCGTTCGGCGTCGCAAATTGTTTCCTATGAAATTGCGATGGGTTTCACGCTGGTCTGTGTGCTGATGACGGCGCAGACGATGAACCTCGGCGACATCGTGCTGAAACAGTCGGGTCACATTGGCCACTGGTATATCTGGCCGCTGTTCCCAATGGCGGTGATCTACTGGATTTGCGGTGTTGCTGAAACCAACCGGGCACCGTTCGATTTGCCGGAAGGCGAGTCGGAAATCGTCGCCGGTTTCCACGTCGAATACGCCGGTTCGGCCTTCGCCGTGTTCTTCCTCGCCGAATACGCCAACATGATCCTGATCAGCGTGCTGACCGCGACGTTCTTCTTCGGCGGCTGGCTGAGTCCGTTCCAGGGCGTGCCGGTGCTGGATGCGCTGACCGCCTGGGTGCCGGGCACGATCTGGCTGCTGCTGAAAGCCTGGTGCTTCCTGTTCGGCATGTTCTGGCTGCGCGCCACCTATCCGCGTTTCCGTTACGACCAGGTCATGCGACTTGGCTGGAAAGTTTTCATTCCGTTCACCCTGATTTGGGTGGCGGTGGTTGCCGTGTTCGTCAAGACCGGCTTTGGCCCGTGGTACTGA
- a CDS encoding phosphatase PAP2 family protein encodes MIKTTLILNKLHSADAHAFRWCAARKHRDQLAEISRWISRTGDGPWYAAIGLLFAAFGGDTGWWFFLTGLLAYGLDVPLYVLLKKSFKRERPFVRLGSSPYLLPSDEFSFPSGHTAAATVWATLISAYFPPLAPLAWCWALAVGASRVLLGVHYPGDIAAGMVLGGSCAAVALSVVG; translated from the coding sequence ATGATAAAGACGACACTGATACTGAATAAATTGCACTCGGCCGACGCCCATGCGTTCCGCTGGTGTGCCGCCCGCAAACACCGCGACCAGCTGGCGGAGATCTCCCGCTGGATTTCCCGAACCGGCGATGGGCCTTGGTATGCCGCCATCGGCTTGCTGTTTGCGGCCTTCGGTGGCGACACCGGCTGGTGGTTCTTTCTGACCGGCCTGCTCGCCTACGGTCTCGATGTGCCGCTCTATGTGCTGCTGAAGAAAAGCTTCAAGCGCGAGCGGCCCTTTGTCCGGCTCGGCTCGTCGCCCTACCTGCTGCCGTCCGATGAATTCAGCTTTCCGTCCGGCCATACGGCGGCCGCGACAGTCTGGGCAACACTGATTTCGGCCTACTTCCCGCCGCTGGCACCGTTGGCCTGGTGCTGGGCCTTGGCGGTCGGTGCCTCGCGGGTGCTGCTTGGCGTGCACTATCCGGGCGATATCGCCGCCGGCATGGTCCTTGGCGGCTCCTGTGCCGCAGTCGCGCTGAGCGTGGTCGGTTGA
- a CDS encoding NADH-quinone oxidoreductase subunit M gives MTTLPLLSLLIWTPIIGAALVLFGAGERNNGSTAKWLALVTALVTLALCVPLYTGFDTTTAAMQFGEQSPWFTISGLNINYSLGVDGFSMPLILLTSFTTVIVVIAGWEVIENRVSQYMAAFLVMTGLMNGVFAALDAMLFYVFWEAMLVPMFLIIGIWGGPNRVYATIKFFLYTFFGSVFMLIALIYMAIQAKSFAILDLHQLPMSLSVQHWIFAAFLIAFAVKVPMFPVHTWLPDAHVEAPTGGSVVLAAIMLKMGTYGFVRFNLPIAPDASLAWADVMIALSLIAVVYIGLVALVQKDMKKLVAYSSIAHMGFVTLGFFIAFALLKSGNAMQATLGVQGALVQMISHGFISGAMFLCIGVLYDRVHSRQIGDYGGVANTMPKFAALMMLFTMANAGLPGTSGFVGEFMVILAAFSANFWYAILAATTLILGAAYSLWMYKRVVFGEVNNSHVAELEDINKREQLMLVILAIAVLALGLYPKMLTDLMEPTVQNLLHHIMQSKAGA, from the coding sequence ATGACAACTCTTCCCCTGCTCAGCCTGCTGATCTGGACGCCGATCATCGGTGCGGCGCTGGTGCTGTTTGGCGCCGGCGAGCGCAACAACGGCAGTACGGCAAAATGGCTGGCGCTGGTTACGGCTCTGGTTACGCTGGCGCTGTGCGTGCCTCTTTATACCGGCTTTGATACCACCACGGCAGCCATGCAATTTGGCGAACAGAGTCCATGGTTCACCATTTCCGGTTTGAACATCAATTACAGCCTCGGGGTCGATGGCTTCTCGATGCCGCTGATCCTGCTGACCTCGTTCACCACGGTTATTGTCGTGATCGCCGGCTGGGAAGTGATCGAGAACCGCGTCTCGCAATACATGGCGGCGTTCCTGGTCATGACCGGGCTGATGAACGGCGTGTTTGCCGCGCTCGATGCGATGCTGTTCTATGTGTTCTGGGAAGCCATGCTGGTGCCGATGTTCCTGATCATCGGTATCTGGGGCGGCCCGAATCGCGTTTACGCCACTATCAAGTTTTTCCTGTACACCTTCTTTGGCTCGGTGTTCATGTTGATCGCGCTGATCTACATGGCCATTCAGGCCAAGAGCTTCGCGATTCTTGATCTGCACCAGTTGCCAATGTCGCTGTCTGTGCAGCACTGGATTTTCGCCGCCTTCCTGATCGCGTTTGCCGTGAAAGTGCCGATGTTCCCGGTCCACACCTGGTTGCCGGATGCGCACGTCGAAGCGCCGACCGGCGGCTCGGTGGTGCTGGCCGCGATCATGCTGAAGATGGGCACCTACGGTTTTGTCCGCTTCAACCTGCCAATCGCGCCGGATGCTTCGCTGGCCTGGGCCGATGTGATGATCGCTCTCAGCCTGATTGCGGTGGTCTATATCGGTCTGGTTGCGCTGGTGCAGAAAGACATGAAGAAGCTGGTGGCTTACTCGTCCATCGCGCACATGGGCTTTGTTACGCTCGGCTTCTTTATCGCGTTTGCGCTGCTGAAGAGCGGCAACGCCATGCAGGCGACTCTGGGTGTGCAGGGTGCGCTGGTCCAGATGATCTCGCACGGTTTTATTTCCGGCGCCATGTTCCTCTGTATCGGTGTGCTGTATGACCGCGTGCACAGCCGTCAGATCGGTGATTACGGTGGCGTCGCCAACACCATGCCGAAATTCGCCGCGCTGATGATGTTGTTCACCATGGCCAACGCCGGTCTGCCGGGCACCTCCGGATTTGTCGGTGAGTTCATGGTCATCCTGGCCGCGTTCAGTGCCAATTTCTGGTATGCGATTCTGGCCGCGACCACGCTGATCCTCGGCGCCGCCTACAGCTTGTGGATGTACAAGCGGGTGGTGTTCGGTGAAGTCAACAACAGTCACGTTGCCGAGCTGGAAGACATCAACAAGCGCGAACAACTGATGCTGGTGATTCTGGCAATTGCCGTGCTGGCGCTTGGCTTGTATCCGAAAATGCTGACCGATCTGATGGAGCCGACTGTGCAGAATCTGCTTCACCACATCATGCAGTCGAAAGCGGGAGCCTGA
- a CDS encoding UDP-2,3-diacylglucosamine diphosphatase has translation MSAVVSVASMATAGLPAANLPKANAPAVNAAATAVSPSAPNVRARKPHYRAIFLSDIHLGTKDCQADALLAFLKSVRCDTLYLLGDIVDLWAMSKLAHWPQSHSDVVRAILSKARRGTRIVYIPGNHDRPLRHHVKQVFGNITLLREGVHETVSGRRYWLIHGDDFDVHVRCNRLLALIGDKSNDALLRLNRHLNQLRLKFGLPYFSLAGYIKQRLGRARAYIERYEQAVASETARRGFDGVICGHIHVPASKDLSGIQYRNNGDWVESCSALIEDEHGEIRLLYRPLQGQQQGRRQGKIEPFSLPSLADAA, from the coding sequence ATGTCCGCAGTGGTTTCCGTAGCCAGTATGGCTACTGCAGGTTTGCCAGCAGCAAATCTGCCTAAAGCAAACGCGCCGGCAGTCAACGCGGCTGCCACGGCTGTCTCACCATCAGCACCGAATGTTCGCGCGCGCAAACCGCATTACCGCGCGATTTTTCTCTCCGATATCCATCTCGGTACCAAAGACTGTCAGGCTGATGCTTTGCTGGCTTTTTTAAAGTCGGTACGTTGCGACACGCTGTATTTACTCGGCGACATCGTCGATTTATGGGCAATGTCAAAACTGGCACACTGGCCGCAATCGCATTCCGATGTGGTGCGCGCCATTTTGTCGAAAGCACGGCGCGGCACTCGCATCGTTTACATTCCCGGCAATCACGACCGGCCGCTGCGGCATCACGTCAAACAGGTCTTCGGCAATATCACCTTGCTGCGCGAAGGCGTGCATGAAACGGTCAGCGGTCGGCGTTATTGGCTCATCCATGGCGATGACTTTGATGTCCATGTTCGCTGCAATCGTCTGCTGGCGCTGATCGGCGACAAAAGCAATGACGCGTTGTTGCGACTGAACCGGCACCTCAATCAATTGCGACTGAAATTCGGGCTACCGTATTTCTCACTGGCCGGTTACATCAAGCAGCGCCTCGGCCGGGCGCGGGCCTATATCGAACGATATGAGCAGGCGGTGGCAAGCGAGACAGCACGACGCGGATTCGACGGCGTGATCTGTGGTCACATCCATGTTCCGGCAAGCAAGGACCTGTCCGGAATTCAGTACCGCAACAACGGCGACTGGGTGGAAAGTTGCAGCGCCCTGATCGAAGACGAACATGGCGAAATCCGCCTGCTCTACCGACCGCTACAGGGGCAACAACAAGGCCGGCGACAAGGCAAAATCGAACCATTCAGTTTGCCGTCATTGGCCGACGCAGCCTGA
- a CDS encoding MJ1255/VC2487 family glycosyltransferase, producing the protein MNATESALMASAPAHLIATTRPIKILYGVQGTGNGHITRARALLPALRAAGCEVDVLVSGRPREELFGVESFGDFQLKQGLTFAMRHGHIDPLRTVLQAQPLTLLRDIRQLSLASYDLVISDFEPITAWAARRQGIPSLGIGHQYAFRHPIPKAGINIPSRLVLKYMAPVSEPVGLHWHGFGQPLLPPVLEPSTLAAPLTSLAPQPDKVLVYLPFEDTADLIRLFEPFRDHRFSIYCAVSAPEQRGHIRLCPFSRTGFKADLADCASIVTGAGFELPSEALVLGKKLLVRPLAAQFEQESNAKALAELGRARVMTRLDPAEVAALLAAPMPAPVAYPDVAAALARWIAAGRAAPLAQLAEQLWQQTRGLPRWRDEPLGVNPAAPDIPLV; encoded by the coding sequence ATGAATGCGACCGAATCCGCGCTGATGGCGTCTGCGCCCGCACACCTAATCGCCACAACTCGTCCGATCAAAATCCTCTACGGTGTCCAAGGCACCGGCAACGGCCACATCACCCGGGCCCGGGCCTTGCTGCCGGCGCTCCGCGCGGCCGGCTGCGAGGTCGACGTGCTGGTCTCCGGCCGCCCGCGCGAGGAGCTGTTCGGCGTCGAGAGTTTTGGCGACTTTCAGCTGAAGCAAGGACTCACCTTTGCCATGCGGCATGGCCACATCGACCCGCTGCGCACGGTGCTGCAGGCCCAGCCGCTGACCTTGCTGCGCGATATACGCCAGCTGTCACTGGCTTCTTATGATCTGGTGATCAGCGACTTTGAGCCCATCACGGCCTGGGCGGCGCGCCGGCAGGGCATTCCGAGTCTGGGCATCGGTCACCAATATGCGTTCCGGCACCCGATCCCGAAAGCCGGCATCAATATCCCGTCCCGGCTGGTGCTCAAGTACATGGCGCCGGTCAGCGAGCCGGTCGGCCTGCATTGGCATGGCTTTGGCCAGCCGCTGTTGCCGCCGGTGCTGGAGCCATCGACGCTGGCCGCGCCGCTGACATCGTTGGCGCCGCAGCCGGACAAGGTGCTGGTCTATCTGCCGTTTGAAGACACTGCAGATTTGATCCGTTTGTTCGAGCCTTTTCGTGACCATCGCTTCTCAATTTACTGTGCCGTCAGTGCCCCGGAGCAACGCGGTCATATCCGGCTCTGCCCGTTCTCCCGTACCGGCTTCAAGGCCGATCTGGCCGATTGCGCCAGCATCGTCACCGGCGCCGGTTTCGAACTGCCCTCGGAGGCACTGGTGCTTGGCAAGAAATTGCTGGTGCGGCCGCTTGCAGCCCAGTTCGAACAGGAAAGCAACGCCAAAGCGCTGGCTGAGCTCGGCCGGGCCCGGGTCATGACCCGGCTCGACCCGGCCGAAGTGGCGGCCCTGTTGGCGGCGCCGATGCCCGCACCGGTCGCCTATCCGGACGTGGCGGCGGCCCTGGCGCGCTGGATTGCCGCCGGCCGCGCCGCGCCGCTGGCGCAACTGGCCGAGCAGCTCTGGCAGCAAACCCGCGGCCTGCCGCGCTGGCGCGATGAGCCGCTGGGCGTGAATCCGGCGGCGCCGGATATTCCGCTTGTGTAG
- the nuoK gene encoding NADH-quinone oxidoreductase subunit NuoK: MITLEHYLVVSSALFAISIAGIILNRKNVITLLMCVELLLLAVNTNFIAFSRHLGDATGQIFVFFILTVAAAEAAIGLAILVVLFRNRSTIDVEELDELKG, translated from the coding sequence ATGATCACGCTGGAACATTATCTGGTGGTCAGCAGTGCGCTGTTCGCCATCTCGATTGCCGGCATCATCCTGAACCGCAAGAACGTCATCACGCTGCTGATGTGCGTCGAGTTGCTGCTGCTGGCGGTCAACACCAACTTCATCGCGTTCTCGCGTCACCTCGGCGATGCGACCGGACAGATTTTTGTGTTTTTCATTTTGACCGTGGCCGCTGCTGAAGCGGCCATTGGTCTGGCCATTCTGGTCGTGCTGTTCCGTAACCGCAGCACCATCGACGTCGAAGAACTCGACGAGCTCAAGGGGTAA
- the nuoL gene encoding NADH-quinone oxidoreductase subunit L: MEKIYLAIVLAPLIGAIIAGLFGKQVGRVGSHTATILGVAIAAALSCYVFWQHGINGLPAYNGSVYEWASIGGLKMEVGFLIDNLTAMMMVVVTSVSLMVHVYTIGYMADDNGYQRFFSYISLFTFSMLMLVMSNNFLQLFFGWEAVGLVSYLLIGFWFKRPTAIYANMKAFLVNRVGDFGFLIGIAAVLFWFGSLDYATVFKAAPDWAKQGLVLNVTDSMQWSAISVICIGLFIGAMGKSAQVPLHVWLPDSMEGPTPISALIHAATMVTAGVFMVARMSPLFELSETALTVVIVIGATTALFMGFLGIVQNDIKRVVAYSTLSQLGYMVVALGASAYAAGVFHLMTHAFFKALLFLGAGAVIVAMHHEQDIRKMGGLWKHMKVVWITALLGSLALIGTPFFSGFYSKDAIIEAVHASRIAGSGYAYVCVLAGVFITALYSFRMFFLVFHTNERFHDADEHHHHKVPHDSGQQEQGKKHGTHTHHGHHDDHGHGVPHHLPWVITLPLILLAIPSVIIAWFFAEPMLAGDFFKGVIYIAPEHHESMAVIAEHLEHGWVSFALHAPMTLVFWLAAAGVFSAWFIWVKNPQIAAKTQAKLKAVHTLLINKYYFDDFNQAVFANGTLRVGGRLSKHGDTQLIDGLIVNGSARGVGRLAVQLRKLQSGYLYHYAFAMIIGLLLLIGWLYFRM; encoded by the coding sequence ATGGAAAAGATTTATCTTGCCATCGTGCTGGCGCCTTTGATTGGCGCCATCATTGCCGGCCTGTTCGGCAAGCAGGTGGGCCGGGTCGGTTCACACACCGCCACTATTCTGGGTGTCGCCATTGCCGCGGCCTTGTCCTGCTATGTGTTCTGGCAGCACGGCATCAACGGCCTGCCGGCCTACAACGGCAGCGTTTATGAATGGGCCAGCATCGGCGGTCTGAAGATGGAAGTCGGTTTCCTGATCGACAACCTGACCGCAATGATGATGGTCGTGGTGACCTCGGTCAGTCTGATGGTGCACGTTTACACCATCGGCTACATGGCCGACGACAACGGTTACCAGCGCTTCTTCAGCTACATCTCGCTGTTCACCTTCTCGATGTTGATGCTGGTGATGAGCAACAACTTCCTGCAGCTGTTCTTCGGCTGGGAAGCGGTGGGTCTGGTGTCGTATCTGCTGATTGGTTTCTGGTTCAAGCGCCCGACCGCCATCTACGCCAACATGAAAGCGTTTCTGGTCAACCGGGTTGGCGATTTCGGTTTCCTGATCGGTATCGCCGCTGTGCTGTTCTGGTTTGGTTCGCTGGATTACGCCACGGTGTTCAAAGCGGCACCGGACTGGGCCAAGCAGGGGCTGGTGCTGAATGTCACTGACTCGATGCAATGGTCGGCGATCAGCGTCATCTGCATTGGCCTGTTCATCGGTGCAATGGGCAAGTCGGCCCAAGTGCCACTGCATGTCTGGCTGCCGGATTCGATGGAAGGCCCGACGCCGATTTCGGCGCTGATTCACGCCGCCACGATGGTGACCGCCGGCGTGTTCATGGTGGCGCGGATGTCGCCGCTGTTTGAGCTGTCGGAAACCGCGCTGACCGTGGTCATCGTCATCGGTGCCACCACCGCGCTGTTCATGGGCTTCCTCGGCATCGTCCAGAACGACATCAAGCGGGTCGTTGCGTACTCGACGCTGTCGCAGCTCGGTTACATGGTCGTCGCGCTCGGCGCCTCGGCTTACGCCGCCGGCGTGTTCCACCTGATGACCCACGCCTTCTTCAAGGCGCTGCTGTTCCTCGGTGCCGGTGCCGTGATCGTCGCAATGCATCACGAGCAGGATATCCGCAAGATGGGCGGCCTGTGGAAGCACATGAAGGTGGTCTGGATCACCGCGCTGCTCGGTTCACTGGCGCTGATCGGCACACCGTTCTTCTCCGGCTTCTATTCGAAAGACGCTATCATCGAAGCGGTTCATGCCTCGCGCATTGCCGGTTCGGGTTATGCCTACGTTTGCGTACTGGCCGGCGTGTTTATCACCGCACTGTACAGCTTCCGGATGTTCTTCCTGGTGTTCCACACCAACGAACGCTTCCATGACGCCGACGAGCACCATCACCACAAGGTGCCGCATGATTCTGGTCAACAAGAACAGGGCAAGAAACACGGTACGCATACTCACCATGGTCACCATGATGATCACGGTCACGGCGTGCCGCATCACCTGCCATGGGTGATTACGCTGCCGCTGATTCTGTTGGCGATTCCATCAGTGATCATTGCCTGGTTCTTTGCCGAGCCGATGCTAGCCGGTGATTTCTTCAAGGGCGTGATCTATATCGCGCCGGAACATCACGAATCGATGGCGGTGATCGCCGAGCACCTTGAACATGGCTGGGTCAGTTTCGCCTTGCATGCGCCGATGACGCTGGTGTTCTGGCTGGCTGCTGCTGGGGTCTTCAGTGCCTGGTTCATCTGGGTCAAGAATCCGCAGATTGCTGCCAAGACCCAAGCCAAACTGAAAGCCGTGCACACCCTGCTGATCAACAAATACTACTTCGATGATTTCAATCAGGCGGTATTTGCCAACGGCACGCTGCGCGTCGGTGGCCGGCTGTCCAAGCACGGTGATACCCAACTGATCGACGGGTTGATCGTCAATGGCAGCGCCCGTGGCGTCGGTCGATTGGCGGTGCAGCTGCGCAAGCTGCAGAGCGGCTACCTGTATCACTACGCCTTCGCAATGATTATCGGCCTGCTGCTTTTGATCGGCTGGCTGTACTTCCGCATGTAA
- the nuoN gene encoding NADH-quinone oxidoreductase subunit NuoN, translating to MQDISFAPLAAELFVLGMTCLVMLVDLFAPGPQRRNSFWLSQIALFGALLITINLAPAPSALLYGGHFMLDSLGTVLKVGLYIVTAISLLYARAYIAERQFMRGEYYLLSLFAMLGAMVLITAHSLLTIYLGLELMSLSLYAMVAMQRDSKQAPEAAMKYFVMGALASGFLLFGMSLLYGVTGHIGISELASAPTEQGQLVMYRFALVFIIAGIAFKLGAVPFHMWIPDIYHGAPTSVTAFLGSAPKIAAFAMIMRLLTEALPSLHEDWMAMLAALAIASMAIGNIGAIAQSNLKRLLAYSAIAHMGYFLIGISSGTSEGYAASMFYILVYALMTLGGFGMILFLSRAGFESDNLSDLKGLWQRSPWYALLMMLVMMSMAGIPPFIGFWPKLQVFMAAVHAGQTWLALTGAVFSLIGCYYYLKVVKVMFFDQADDKSPITASTALRVAISANGLAMLVLGLFPGTILAYCLKAFAG from the coding sequence ATGCAAGATATTTCTTTTGCCCCGCTGGCCGCCGAGCTGTTTGTGCTCGGCATGACCTGCCTGGTGATGCTGGTCGATTTGTTTGCGCCCGGCCCGCAGCGCCGCAACAGTTTCTGGCTCAGCCAGATTGCCCTGTTCGGTGCGCTGCTGATCACCATCAACCTGGCACCGGCACCGAGTGCCCTGCTGTATGGCGGTCATTTCATGCTCGACAGTCTCGGCACCGTGCTGAAAGTCGGCTTGTACATCGTCACCGCGATTTCACTGCTCTATGCCCGCGCGTATATCGCTGAGCGGCAATTCATGCGCGGCGAATACTACCTGCTGAGTCTGTTTGCGATGCTCGGCGCGATGGTCTTGATCACCGCGCACAGCCTGCTGACCATTTACCTGGGTCTGGAGCTGATGTCGCTGTCGCTGTACGCGATGGTGGCGATGCAGCGTGACAGCAAGCAGGCACCGGAAGCGGCGATGAAGTATTTCGTCATGGGCGCACTGGCGTCCGGCTTCCTGTTGTTCGGTATGTCACTGTTGTACGGCGTCACCGGCCACATTGGCATCAGCGAGTTGGCGAGCGCGCCGACCGAGCAAGGCCAGCTGGTGATGTACCGCTTCGCCCTGGTCTTCATCATCGCCGGCATCGCGTTCAAACTCGGTGCCGTACCGTTCCACATGTGGATTCCGGATATTTATCACGGCGCGCCGACCTCGGTGACCGCGTTCCTCGGTAGCGCACCGAAAATCGCCGCGTTCGCGATGATCATGCGGCTGCTGACCGAAGCGCTGCCATCACTGCATGAAGACTGGATGGCGATGCTGGCGGCGCTGGCCATTGCCTCGATGGCGATTGGCAACATCGGTGCGATTGCGCAAAGCAACTTGAAACGGCTGCTGGCGTATTCGGCCATCGCCCACATGGGCTATTTCCTGATCGGCATTTCGAGTGGCACCAGCGAAGGTTATGCCGCCTCGATGTTCTACATCCTGGTTTATGCGCTGATGACACTCGGTGGTTTCGGCATGATTTTGTTCTTGTCGCGGGCCGGTTTTGAAAGCGACAACCTGAGTGATCTGAAGGGCCTGTGGCAACGCAGCCCGTGGTATGCGCTGCTGATGATGCTGGTGATGATGTCGATGGCCGGCATTCCGCCATTCATTGGTTTCTGGCCGAAGCTGCAGGTGTTCATGGCTGCCGTCCATGCCGGCCAAACCTGGCTGGCGCTGACCGGCGCGGTGTTCTCGCTGATCGGTTGCTACTACTACCTGAAAGTGGTCAAGGTGATGTTCTTCGATCAAGCCGACGACAAATCGCCGATCACCGCATCGACCGCGCTGCGCGTCGCCATCAGTGCCAACGGCTTGGCCATGCTGGTGCTTGGCCTGTTCCCGGGCACGATTCTGGCGTACTGCCTGAAAGCGTTTGCTGGTTGA